Proteins found in one Pseudomonas sp. P8_241 genomic segment:
- a CDS encoding DMT family transporter, with translation MSSRENTGMALGLLGVVIFSLTLPFTRIVVQELHPLLNGLGRALFAAIPAALLLLWRREKWPTWKQVKGLSLVIAGVILGFPVLSAWAMQTLPASHGALVNGLQPLCVALYAAWLSHERPSKAFWACAALGSALVLGYALISGAGSIQAGDLLMLGAIAVGGLGYAEGGRLAREMGGWQVICWALVLSTPLLIGPVMYLALQHQGEISSKTWWAFGYVSLFSQFIGFFAWYAGLAMGGIARVSQIQLLQIFFTIAFSALFFGEHVEPITWVFAAGVIVTVVLGRKTAVHPAQAATA, from the coding sequence ATGTCTTCGCGCGAAAACACCGGCATGGCCCTGGGCCTGCTCGGCGTTGTGATTTTCAGCCTTACCCTGCCCTTCACACGGATCGTCGTGCAGGAACTTCATCCGCTGCTCAATGGCTTGGGGCGGGCGTTGTTCGCAGCGATTCCGGCGGCTTTGCTGTTGCTGTGGCGACGGGAAAAGTGGCCGACCTGGAAACAGGTCAAAGGCCTGAGCCTGGTGATTGCAGGGGTGATCCTGGGCTTCCCGGTGCTGTCAGCCTGGGCCATGCAAACCTTGCCGGCGTCTCATGGGGCACTGGTCAACGGCCTGCAGCCTCTGTGCGTAGCGCTCTATGCCGCGTGGTTGTCCCATGAGCGACCGTCGAAAGCCTTCTGGGCTTGTGCAGCACTAGGCAGTGCGCTGGTGCTCGGTTATGCGCTGATCAGCGGCGCAGGCAGTATTCAAGCCGGGGATTTGTTGATGCTCGGAGCCATTGCGGTGGGCGGCCTTGGCTACGCCGAAGGTGGTCGATTGGCCAGGGAGATGGGCGGCTGGCAGGTCATCTGCTGGGCGCTGGTATTGTCGACGCCCTTGCTGATCGGGCCGGTGATGTACCTGGCGCTGCAGCATCAGGGTGAAATCTCGTCAAAGACCTGGTGGGCTTTCGGTTACGTTTCTCTGTTTTCGCAGTTCATCGGGTTCTTCGCCTGGTATGCCGGGCTCGCCATGGGCGGCATTGCCCGGGTCAGTCAGATCCAGTTGTTGCAGATCTTCTTCACCATCGCCTTTTCAGCACTGTTCTTCGGTGAACACGTTGAACCGATCACTTGGGTGTTTGCGGCGGGTGTGATCGTGACGGTAGTGCTGGGGCGCAAGACCGCAGTGCACCCGGCGCAAGCTGCCACCGCTTAA
- a CDS encoding ogr/Delta-like zinc finger family protein: MSTYKMVCPHCLNRMRIRTSEGRHIFLRVAYLQCTSEACGWSVRAEFEMTHELSPSGMPNPAVRLPCAGPDLRHAARPVVVNPVTTDAPQVAKA, from the coding sequence ATGAGTACTTATAAAATGGTGTGTCCGCACTGCTTGAACAGGATGCGCATTCGCACCAGCGAGGGTCGCCATATTTTTCTGCGCGTGGCGTATCTGCAATGCACGTCGGAGGCCTGCGGCTGGTCCGTTCGTGCCGAATTTGAGATGACCCACGAGCTTTCGCCCAGCGGCATGCCCAATCCAGCCGTACGCCTGCCTTGCGCAGGACCCGATTTGCGCCATGCCGCGCGTCCTGTCGTTGTGAATCCTGTCACGACCGATGCACCGCAGGTGGCGAAAGCATGA
- a CDS encoding helix-turn-helix domain-containing protein — MRSKKSQAVLARLKQVTGTKTDASLSSALQISPQTLSSWKGRDSTPYSLCVDLAQARGISLDWLLLGEGPILRQAMTDTSASPPPSTERENTILALWRLLDEEGRCAIQNTLEEKQRLRDMEIKLCEMATILATLKPSSET; from the coding sequence TTGCGTAGCAAAAAATCACAAGCTGTTCTGGCCAGACTTAAACAGGTAACCGGCACAAAAACCGACGCCTCATTGTCTTCTGCCCTTCAGATCAGCCCACAAACCTTAAGTAGCTGGAAAGGTCGCGACAGCACACCATACTCATTATGCGTAGATCTTGCTCAAGCGCGTGGCATCTCCCTCGACTGGTTGCTGCTGGGTGAGGGTCCGATTTTGAGACAAGCCATGACCGATACTTCGGCAAGCCCTCCGCCAAGCACTGAACGGGAAAACACTATTCTCGCGTTATGGCGGTTGCTCGACGAAGAAGGACGTTGCGCCATCCAAAACACACTGGAGGAAAAGCAACGGCTACGAGACATGGAAATCAAGCTTTGCGAAATGGCCACGATTCTGGCGACACTTAAACCTTCGAGCGAAACTTGA
- a CDS encoding class I SAM-dependent methyltransferase — translation MSVTATPASLAPDHHAQFIDLLQTSLDQNAFIKLVLAKYAGTEADLQRLIIKPVTVKAQPCLSFVYRYKTRDITKNLPVAEGVASIAELLPAAFKNAHLLSLTDEAQLEYSKKGKSSLFKSKPQQLREAPSAEHNREKNRFLDLNRPFLADLGVTNSKHELIPAMSRKWKQINKFIEVFSHALTSSPLALDKPVRVADFGSGKGYLTFAIHDYLRNTLKAEGEVTGVELREDMVTLCNTAAAKLEHPGLIFKCGDVRSVAPSELDVMIALHACDIATDYAIHTGIRSGASIIMCSPCCHKQIRLQIQSPALLKPMLQYGLHLGQQAEMVTDSLRALFLEACGYETKVFEFISLDHTNKNKMILAVKRAEPVDPGQLLAKIQELKDFYHITEHCLETLLRADGYL, via the coding sequence ATGTCTGTCACCGCTACTCCCGCCAGCCTCGCGCCGGATCATCACGCCCAGTTCATCGATCTGTTGCAAACCAGCCTCGATCAAAACGCCTTTATCAAGCTGGTGCTGGCCAAGTACGCAGGCACCGAGGCAGACCTGCAGCGGCTCATCATCAAGCCGGTCACGGTCAAGGCGCAGCCGTGCCTGTCCTTCGTCTACCGGTACAAGACCCGCGACATCACCAAAAATCTACCCGTGGCCGAAGGCGTCGCGAGCATTGCCGAACTGCTGCCCGCGGCATTCAAAAATGCGCATTTGTTATCGTTGACAGACGAAGCCCAGCTCGAATACAGCAAAAAGGGCAAGTCTTCGCTGTTCAAGAGCAAACCCCAGCAATTGCGTGAAGCACCGTCTGCCGAACATAACCGCGAGAAAAACCGGTTTCTCGATCTGAATCGGCCGTTTCTCGCTGACCTCGGCGTCACCAACAGCAAGCATGAACTGATCCCGGCGATGTCGCGCAAGTGGAAGCAGATCAACAAATTCATCGAAGTCTTCAGCCATGCCCTGACCTCGTCGCCATTAGCGCTGGACAAACCGGTGCGGGTGGCGGACTTCGGTTCAGGCAAGGGCTATCTGACGTTCGCCATCCACGATTACCTGCGCAATACCTTGAAGGCCGAAGGTGAAGTGACCGGCGTCGAGTTGCGAGAAGACATGGTCACCCTGTGCAACACCGCGGCGGCAAAGCTCGAGCATCCGGGGCTGATCTTCAAGTGCGGTGATGTGCGCAGCGTGGCGCCGAGTGAGCTGGATGTGATGATCGCCCTGCATGCCTGCGACATCGCCACCGATTATGCGATCCACACCGGTATACGTTCCGGCGCCTCGATCATCATGTGCTCGCCGTGCTGCCACAAACAGATTCGCCTGCAAATCCAGAGCCCGGCGTTGCTCAAGCCGATGTTGCAATACGGATTGCACCTGGGCCAGCAGGCAGAAATGGTCACCGACAGCTTGCGTGCCTTGTTCCTGGAGGCTTGCGGTTACGAGACCAAGGTGTTCGAGTTCATCTCCCTGGACCACACCAACAAGAACAAGATGATTCTGGCGGTCAAACGCGCCGAGCCGGTAGATCCGGGCCAGCTGTTGGCGAAAATCCAGGAACTGAAGGACTTCTACCACATCACTGAACACTGCCTGGAAACCCTGCTGCGTGCTGATGGTTACCTCTGA